AACCCCCCTGAAACTGAAAAGGAATTTGTCTGGTGGTCAGGATATGAGCAAAAAACCTGGACAAGCATTTCACACTTGCAGCCCTGAGTTCAAAGTCCACTACCAGTGTTCCCTTGAGGTACCTCAGTTcacattctgtttctttctctgggtggctaacaaaaaaagcaatatatCTTCAGACATGATTTCCCTCCCCCTTCTGAATCTTTATTACTGTTCAGCCTCTGCAGTATATCAACAAGATGTGCCGAGCAGGGAAACATTCAAATGgtagaagaaattattttgtgcAAGACACGGTTTCTGCAATTTTCccagtgaaatatttaaaattgggTGTGGAGGAAGCAATGTGACCAGAATGGGGCAGAATtcaatctggaaaaaaatccacttctgcACTGTCCATCCCGCTAATGATTTACCAAGTGAACGTGTCATAGTCTCTGCATGGCTCAATTACAGGTGATTTTTCCCTTGTGAGCTAATAGTGGAAGGACTAAGTAGAGGGGAAAAATTGAACAAGAACTtgcttatttcaaatattttactaaCCTTCATTTTGGATAAGCACTGAAACTAGTGCTAAGGCAGCCAGCACTACTGAGGGCTGGGGGGCACTTCACCTCCTTTACTTTTTGCAGAACCTCTGCAGTGGTGCGGCTCTGATTAAAACTTGGCATTTTCACTTTGCTTGTTTATATGGTTGTTGTGCTACTGGTGTGAAAGGATCCTTGGCTTTCTCTCCTGCCTGTACTGCTTTACAGTCTGCTGTGCAACACTGATAGGGTTGTTGGGTTTCGCTGCAAGGATGGTTTACTTCGGGTGAGAGAATTTGAAAAACTGTTGCCATTCAGCAGACTAAGGGATGCAACTTAATGCCCTACTATTGAAAATGTCACCTGAATGCAACCCTAGTCAGCGATTAAGAGGTACGGAAGCCTAGAAAAAATCCATGATTTGGAAAAAGCGGGGAAGAAATGTCAAGAGTCCATTTTTCAAGGCCTGCTGCAGTCAGCCTTTTTGAATGACCATTATTTCGATATTTTTTGTTTCGTTCTAGTACCAATGTATTTAGTGTAGCAAGTAACCTGGAGGCTAAACCTTCCCAGAGCATTACACTGCTAATTCCAGTAAGTTATTCCCTCATTATATGCAATACAAACGATGTACAAAACTTCCTAATTACTCTTGTTCCCCTTTAGCACTTCCATGAGCTGGCTGATACTTTTACAGGGTCACTGTAGATATAAACCAGAGTGACAAGTGGACTGCTGGCAACAAATGGCACACACAACGATGTCTTTGCAGGATTTCAATAAGATAAATCAGCTTAAAGACTATGgagaaataatttactttttaaatctttccttaatCTCCCCCAGATGGCTAATTTACAGTGCTTTATTTAGGTATATTTAGAATCTATTTCGTTTTCAAAATGTGCacttattttgatttatttaaaagcagaatggGAGAAGGAAAGCCTCGGTTCCTATTCCCATCGgttgctttctgtttctgctgcaaaCTTGGTGGGAAAGCGAGTTTCAGGCACCGCGCAAGGCAGGGATGGGGccggctgcagctgcagagctccctgTGGGCGGGCGGCTGCCGGGAGCCCGCGGCCGCCCCTCTGCCTCCCGGGGAAGCGGCTTCTGCCCGCAGTGGGTCTTGCCCGCTTTTGTCTTCGCCCAAGCACTGCGCGCTACCGGCAGCCGGACTTGACAGCTTCGCTGGCCGTGCCGTTCATTTTAAAATTAGGGATAGCCACCGTCTTCCGATTTCCTGAAAGCAGGAAAGGTGTTTGTCGGTTCCTGTCCTGAATGTGGTCATTTGGGGGACGGAGCAGCACTTCCAGGGTTGGTGCCGAGGTTTCTCAGGCAGGAAAGCGCAGGTTGTTTCGGGCTCGCCCTGCAGCTGAGCAGAGTGCGACGCCCCCAGCACTTCCCAATCGCCTCGGGAAGGCTGCGGAGGGGCAGAGGACTTTCTTTAGGACCTGACCCGCTGGGCAGACTTTTTGGGAGAGGGCATCGCCTCGGGTCGGGCACTTGCCAAACTCAGCCCACGGAAACGCGCCGCCCGGTTGGTTCACACGCACGGTTCCCAGCAGGGCAGGCGGAACAGGACGCAGGCGAGCGGCAGGAATAAAGCCGGAGTACCGcagggcgcggggcggggcggggtggggggccgggggcgcggccGCCCGCGCTCAGCACCCGGGAGAGCTCCGCCGCCGGCGCCGCGCATGCCCCGGCTTCGTGGGGGCGGATATAACCGCTCGGTGGGCTCGGTGCCAGCCGCGCGGACCCGCCGAGCCGGAGAGacgctgtccccatccccgtcgcCGCTCCGGCAGCTTGCCCGCCGAGGAGGCTGCCCCGCCGCTGCTGGCTCGGGGGTCTGGGGAAAGGCTCCCGCGGACCCCCCGCCCTCCCTAGCATGGGATGGGAGAGCCCTGCGAGCGCGGTCCCTGCTTGCCAGCCGCCGGCATGAAGGAAGGAGCGGGCGGGGAGTCCTGGGACGCGACGCCGGGTTTCCTGGAGGGCGCCCAGATGGGCAACAGGAGCAACGTGTCCTTCCTGCAGCTCTTCAAGAACATCAACATGGAGCGAGCCGACGGGATGCAGGGGGACAGCTCCAACGTGGTGTGGATTGTCATCTCCCTGGTGTACTCCGTGGTGtgtgccctggggctggtgggcaaCCTGCTGGTGCTCTACCTGATGAAAAGCAAGCAAGGCTGGAGAAAGTCCTCCATCAACCTCTTTGTGACCAGCCTGGCAGTGACTGACTTCCAGTTTGTGCTGACCTTGCCGTTCTGGGCAGTGGAGAATGCGCTGGACTTCAACTGGCTCTTTGGCAAGGCAATGTGTAAGATTGTCTCATATGTGACAGCCATGAATATGTATGCCAGTGTCTTCTTTCTCACTGCCATGAGCGTAGCTCGATACTGCTCTGTGGCTTCAGCCTTGAAGAATCAGCGAAGTGACCCACTGggtggctgctgctctgccaaaTGGCTTTGTGCACTCATCTGGCCGTCAGCTATCCTGGCTTCCCTGCcccatgcctttttttccaccaCTGCCACCATCTTTGACGTGCTCTGCCTCATCAAGTTCGCCGAGGGCCGAGGCAGCAATGCCCAGTTCTGGCTGGGTTTGTACCACATCCAGAAGGTGCTTCTAGGCTTTGTGGTACCACTGGCCATCATCAGCCTCTGCTACTTGCTTCTGGTGTGCTTCATCAATGACAAGCATGTCAGCAGCACCTGCAGCGGCCCCAGCACCAAGCGCCACTCCAAAGTGACTAAGTCAGTGTCCATCATGGTGCTGTCTTTCTTCTTGTGCTGGCTGCCTAACCAAGCACTCACAACATGGGGCATCCTCATCAAACTCAACATGGTCTACTTCAGTACTGAGTATTTCCTCTCCCAAGTGTACTTCTTCCCTATCAGCGTGTGCCTGGCACACTCCAACAGCTGCCTCAATCCCATCCTCTACTGCCTCATGTGCAGGGAGTTTCGCAAGGCACTGAAGAGCCTCCTCTGGAGGATCACCTCACCCTCCCTCACCGCCATGCGCCCTTTCACCGACACCACCAAGcctgagcaggaggagcaggcccTGCATGCCTTGATGCCTGTCCATCCTGTCACTGCTTCTTCCCCTGCTGCAACTGTCCAGCCGGAAGTGGCCTACTACTCCCCTGGGGTGGTGGTGTACAGCAGCCGCTATGACCTGCTGCCTGCTAGCTCCACAGAGCAGTGCTGCTGAGATGGGCAGGGGGCTTTGGGGGGTGGGACTGTGGGGTCTGTGCAAAATGTGGCCCTGGGACATTGAATGCCTGGTAGGGAcaaggggaggagggatgggtaAAGGAAGGCTTCTGTGTGAGAGATGCTCTTTTGAGATTGTGTCTGCTCTCGGAAGCTTGTTGATGGAAATTGTTGTTTTGAAAGTGTCCCCCAGACTAGAGAACAGGAgtaggaggaggtggtggtggcccACTGGGGATTGGGGTGTCTCTAGGAGATGCTTTTTAGTGCTTGTACCTGTTCTGGGGAAGAGGAACTGGGGATGGTGATGGGGCTCCAACCAGGGAGGATGCAGGGTGTGCAGGGCGCCATAGGGAGGAGGGGGGCTGGGTGGGGTGGAGCGAGGCTGGGAAGCCTTGGCTGTGTCCCTCCCGTGATCTGGAGGTGCAAGCAGCAAGGGGccagcagccctcctgcccctgtgtgtgtgtttgtggcaGGGGGAGGGAGCCGGGCTGCTTTCTCACTGCTGCATGGCACTGTAAATGGTGCCAGCCCGGCTGTGGTCACTGCTCCCTGGGCTCCAGTGAGGGCACAGGGATCAGGCAGCCTACATCCTGTTTCACACATGCCTTGATGGGAACAGCCAGGACAAGTGGGTACAAGGCTTCTGCTTGTTCAGGCTTGGCCCCTTTCCCCTCTCTTAGGGACCCAGGAAAGAGAGGGGACAAGGAGCACTGTGCTCTCCTCCGGATCTGTGCAGGACCTGCTTTTCCAGctccccccatcccctctgctGCCAGGATACAGAGCAACCCAGACAGCCAAGGAGTAACCCAAGGACAGGACTTGCAGCTTCATGGAGAGGTGTTGCTTTGCCTGGGTTTGGAGGGAAGGGTGTGAGCCCCCGGCATTGTGTTCCTCAgcctctctccaggctgctggggggaAACCTGCAGCCCCAAACCATATGCGGCAAGGCAGGCGTCTCTCCCGGGGCACTGAGGTTGCAGGCTTCATTCTTGCTGCGCTTCAGACTGTTTGCTAATTCACTCCAGGAAATCAGCAcaattgtaaataaaaaaagggaaaaagaaacaaatcataGCCACTTCAAACTGCTTTCTCTGGGATACTTCTGGGTTCAGCTAAAACCAAGCACAAAGGTTTTTGTTCTGCTAAAGTGTTTAAGGGTCTGCACTGATACTTGCCAGTGTTTCAATTAACTCCAGTTCAATTCCTCTGGTGTGAGCAGACCTAGAGCCTGGAGAAGGGCAGGGACAATGCCTGTCCCAGCCTGTGTTCCAGAGAAACATCTGGGAAATAATCTGGGGCTGATCTGAAATGAACTTTTAAGGGCATGAAAAAAGTGTAATTTCAAGCTGTGAAATTTTTTATGGTAaggttattgtcctggtttcggctgggatagagtaaattttcttcctagtagctggtacagtgctgtgttttggatttaggatgagaataatgttgataacacactgatgttttagttgttgctaagtagtgcttacactagtcaaggacttttcagcttcccatgctctaccgactgagaaggctggaggtgcacaagaagctgggagggggcacagccaggacagctgacccaaactggccaaagggatattccataccatgtgacgtcatgctcagtacataaactggggaaagctggcctggggggggccgctgctcggggactggctgggcattggttggcgggtggtgagcaattgcattgtgcatcacttgctttgtatattattattattattattactattattattattatgattttattttatttcaattattaaactgtctttatctcatcccacaagttttctcacttttactcttccgattctctcccccatcccactggtggggggggagtgagcgagcggctgtgtggtgctcagttgctgactgaggttaaaccacgacagttatatatttactttttaaaatattttttaaattgaggaaaaataattttaaattgaaaggtcaaaatatttcttttaaaagatagaaaaatgcaacagttctggttttgttgtcaAAATAGAAGTTCGTTAATCCCCAATACTGCATATGGGATGAATACATAAATACAATATTCAAAACCCCTCTCTATTTCCAGCCCTCTCCCCTGCAGCTTAACTCCAACATCTGCCTGACTGCtagaaaagcatttctgcagaGGGTTGTTTGTTACCTCTAAGTACTGATGCAGAACAAACTTGCTATTTCTGTCCAGAGAAAATTGCAGTGCCATTAGTGGCAATTATGTTTTGCAGACTCCTTTAGGTTTACTGTACATGTCAATAACTCCTGTTGTAAAATTTGAGTTTGGTCTGGAAGCAGCTGGTTCTGCTACTTGCAACAAGaagctgtttcattttttcaAGGCAGCAGGGACTTCTACTACAGCCTTGGGCACTTGCTAACTGGGAAGATACTGATTTGCAAGGTGCCTGGAGAAGAACAGCAGAAGTGAGCTGGCAGCTGATGGACATACTTAAACAGATGCGAAGACTCTTAAGAAATCAGATATAGCCACAGAAGAACTTGAGCATCTAAGTACTGTACAGCTGCCCCTCTAAGTTCCTAAACTCTGACTTGGCTGCCAGTTGAAGTCTGTAGGTACTTAAAATTTTTGCTAGTAAATTTTTTTGTGCCTAGAAGTCTGCTCCTGAGCATGCCTAAGTCTGCTTAAGTCTGTAGCATCTATCTCTGTGTTTCATGGGGATCCCTCAGTGGGGACTGGCTGCAGCGTATACCCTAAGCGAGGGAGGCAGCTCTGCATCCTGACACAGAACACCCTGACCCAGGCCATGCTAAGTTAGGAGGGGCTGTAAACTTAACTCATTCCCCCATCCCTTTGCATCTATGTCTAGCTATGCTTCTCCTGTCCCACCTTCAATGCATGTGCAGATTatgctctctcctctttctttctgaaacGCTATATCAGTGTGCAGAGCTCTCACCCACAGCCTGGGAGACTCAGCTTCCCCCCTTCCACATCCCTGGGGAATGACTGAGTCTCTGGGCTACTCCGTGGATGTGCTCAAATCCTCTGGCTTGAAACAGTTCCCTGTTGCATGAGTTGCTCACCATTGCTGGATCAGAAAGGGAAAGCAAGCCCTTGAACACTGCTTTGCAGCATAGGGTTAGGGTGTGAACCCTAGAGAGGACataccaagatttttttttccttgtatgaataaatacagaagagaaattgGATCCAGGTCTGGATTCTAGGTTTCCCTTTTCCAAGGACAATGATTAACTTGCTCCCAGGTCCTGGTTCAATTAAAGTTTCAGTATGCCAGGCAAGATGAGGTGGCTTTCACAGCCTGAGAGCTTTCTGGACCTATAAATCTAGCAACCTAATGTGTCAAAGGATTTGCAAGAAATACATTTGGGTCTCACATGTTCTGGGAGAAAGCCCTAATGCCTGTGCTATCAGATGAAGAAAGCTACACTGTTGTGTGAGAAAAGGATACCGTGAACACCTGACTCCAGAGTTCAGACAGACCTAAGTGTATCTATAGGTCAGGAGAAAGTACCTAAATTAAGAAGAGGAGATGGATCGCAAAGCCAGATTCTTTTCTTAGTGTTTGCTATTGAACAGCATAGCTTCTTGCTTGGCTTGCTGGAATTTTAATCCCTATCCTGATGCTTAAATGTTCTTGTGCATTACATAAAAAGCTATCCAGGTATCTAAACCGTACCTTTGAATTTCAGTAGATAGCAAATTGCCTAAAAGACATCCTCTGCAGTGCTCAGCATGACAAAACCCATGTGCTTTTGTGGATGTCAATGTACACATAATTTTATGCTAGCAAAACAACACAGTAAAATAGATGATGTTCAGAACAATCCATAGTTAGCCCAGAATACTAGCAAGGTACCATGATCAAAAGAAGCCCCAAGATATTTGATCACTAAAGACAAAAACTTTACATAGGGCAAATCACCCAAATAGGAAAATATCCTGGGTGTGTAGGGCGGAACTGGACTATGGACTTAGAGGGCAGCTCTCTTAAGCCACCGATCCACCAGGTGTAGGTCATGAATCTGCTGTTCGAAAGAGGCACAACCCATCCACAATTGGTCAAATGTTGGTTTAGGCCAGACCTGCAATTCAGGCTGCGTAGCTGGTCAGTGTGTGTCCAGCATGGCCAAGGAGTGCTGCTCTGGCTGTGCACGAGCAGAGAGAAATTTTGCTTCACATGTGCTGTGAGTCCCAACTGTCAGTGCATGAAATCTGGGCTCTGTGTTGCATGGGCAGGGGCACCAGCCTGGGCATTGCAAGGAAGGGGCAGTTGCTCTGAGTGTGCACACAGCATCAGGCGTGTGGCCTGAGCAGAGGGTCTTTGCAGCTCCAGCTTTGAGACTACACATTAACAACAAATCCTACTGGGTATCTGGGGGTTTCCTAAGTAATCAGTACAACACTCTTCAAAAACACTCCTGTTTCCTCCAAATGTTCATGTCTTTATTTGTAACAATCACCTTTTCATGGACTAAAATAAACACAGCTGAAGGATACAAAACAATACTTAGAGTTCTTTAAGAGATTTTTCGTGACCGGTCTCCTGTTAGAGATTCCTTGTGGGGTGCTGGTAGAGAGGTGCACATTGCTATCGAATGATAGGGACCCAAAGGTGCAGGCTGACATCTAGTGACAATCTGAAAGAACCTTTAAAGCCCAGATATTCTCATCAGGCACCAACTTTGATTGCCTAAGGACTTTTAaaattcttcccccccccccccgcaataaCTAACCGAGCTCTTAATATAATAACAACCTCCAATTGCATTTCCAGGTTTCCCTTTGAAATGCCTCTTTAGTAGAAATATCGCTTCACTTTCTCTTTGAGTTATTTTGGCACTCActttagcagtaaaaaaaaatccagtcccTTTCATTCCCATTCACAACTGTCTGCTTTAAAACTTGATTATTCAATTGAGTGCCTGCAAAGAAGCTCTGATCTAATCAGTATCCTTGAGCTTGAGCAGGCATAGATATGGGTGCGGTGCAGCTCAAGAACATTAGATTGGGAATTTCAATATCCAATTATTAGTGAGGGTTATTTCTCTCCCGCTTCAAAAGAGAATTCTGATTAATCAGTTCAGAGGGGGttattgaaaatatctttttgtcATGATTAAGCAGTTATAAGAGTGTCCTCCAGGTACATTCTCAGCATCAGTcagtgaagcagcagctgagaCAAAGTCTGCAAGAAAAGGCTGGGCAGCCAGTTAACTTGTTCCTTTGCTAAAGTGTAGCTGGTAACATGCCTTAGACATGTTCCCTAATTGCAGGGAGTTGTATTCTAAGGAAATAGAACTGGCTTTCTCAAATCCTACGCATATGTGCAGGTTTCTCAGCCTATGTTCGTGCAAAGCCTCAGAGTCCTTCCCAAAACCTTAACTGTAAAATACAGGCTCACAGGACGCCTGAGCAAATTGGGCAAAAAAACAGCTGTAGACAGAAACCATTTATTTAGTTGTGCAAGTTTTTTGAAACCTTGACCTACCTGCTTGGGGAGTGTTAACAGAAAGTTAAGGTGACCAACTGCAGACTATTCAGTGtgggaaagaacaaaataaaggtAGTTCACTCAGATATTAACTCTCCCTCACTCATCCGTTCCTTGGGACAATGAGATACTGTTCCTCCAAGGACCTGTGTTGTTCCTTGCACAGACCAACTGAATGAGTACACTCATTGGACAATGATGAAATTAACTGTTCAACACTGACTTCTAGCATCATTGTTCAATGAACCTTTCCACTTTCATTCAGAAGTCACATCTAACCTCATGCTGGATAAACCTG
The DNA window shown above is from Aptenodytes patagonicus chromosome W, bAptPat1.pri.cur, whole genome shotgun sequence and carries:
- the LOC143172134 gene encoding relaxin-3 receptor 1-like is translated as MGEPCERGPCLPAAGMKEGAGGESWDATPGFLEGAQMGNRSNVSFLQLFKNINMERADGMQGDSSNVVWIVISLVYSVVCALGLVGNLLVLYLMKSKQGWRKSSINLFVTSLAVTDFQFVLTLPFWAVENALDFNWLFGKAMCKIVSYVTAMNMYASVFFLTAMSVARYCSVASALKNQRSDPLGGCCSAKWLCALIWPSAILASLPHAFFSTTATIFDVLCLIKFAEGRGSNAQFWLGLYHIQKVLLGFVVPLAIISLCYLLLVCFINDKHVSSTCSGPSTKRHSKVTKSVSIMVLSFFLCWLPNQALTTWGILIKLNMVYFSTEYFLSQVYFFPISVCLAHSNSCLNPILYCLMCREFRKALKSLLWRITSPSLTAMRPFTDTTKPEQEEQALHALMPVHPVTASSPAATVQPEVAYYSPGVVVYSSRYDLLPASSTEQCC